A DNA window from Myripristis murdjan chromosome 19, fMyrMur1.1, whole genome shotgun sequence contains the following coding sequences:
- the rhbdf1b gene encoding inactive rhomboid protein 1 isoform X4, translating to MTLNPSWGSLDRGTADWFGVSKDSDSTQRWRRKSLQHCNQLYGGLKPQVMREMELPSQDNLSLASTETPPPLYLPPLHPSHHHYGMQRIVDPLARGRAFRMVDDADGLSVPQTPITPGAASLCSFSSSRSALNRLPRRRKRESVAVMSLKAAAALMKGRTLRESNMRRCRRRSFMPPSVFDDDTVDFPDELDTSFFTREGLPDEMSSYADEVFETPSEAALNQQADECDLTGSALDKNELERSHLMLPLERGWRKAKDGSLVQPKVRLRQEVVSVNGHQQRGQRIAVPVKKLFAREKRPYGLGMVGRLTNRTYRKRIDSFVQRQIEDMDDHRPFFTYWITFVHLLITILAVTIYGIAPVGFSQHETVDSVLRNKGVYENVKFVQQENFWVGPNSEALIHLGAKFSPCMRQDQEVHELIQEKRVRERDSGCCVRNDRSGCLQTLQEECSSTLAVWIKWPQHPSAPSLNGKLRQHGSVCHQDPRICLEPASVSPHEWPDDITKWPICTRYNSGNHTNLPHIDCAITGRPCCIGTKGRCEITSREYCDFMRGYFHEEATLCSQVACMDDVCGLLPFLNPEIPDQFYRLWLSLFLHAGILHCLVSVLFQMTVLRDLEKLAGWLRISIIYILSGITGNLASAIFLPYRAEVGPAGSQFGILACLFVELFQSWQILERPWRAFAKLLAIAVFLFSFGLLPWIDNFAHVCGFVSGFFLSFAFLPYISFGRSDMYRKRVQICVFLLVFVGLFSALAVLFYVYPVKCDWCEYLTCIPITDKFCEKYDLNAHLH from the exons GGGTACGGCCGACTGGTTCGGGGTGAGTAAGGACAGCGACAGCACCCAgcgatggaggaggaagagcctGCAGCACTGCAACCAGCTGTACGGGGGTCTGAAACCCCAGGTGATGAGGGAGATGGAGCTTCCCAGCCAAGACAACCTCTCCCTGGCCAGCACTGagacccctcctcccctctaccttccacccctccaccccagtCACCACCACTATGGCATGCAGAGG atcGTAGACCCCTTGGCGCGGGGTCGTGCCTTCCGTATGGTGGACGACGCGGACGGCCTCAGCGTCCCGCAGACTCCCATCACTCCCGGTGccgcctccctctgctccttctccagctcccgCTCTGCCCTCAACAGGTTGCCGCGGCGACGCAAACGGGAGTCTGTCGCAGTCATGAGCCTCAAGGCGGCAGCAGCACTGATGAAG GGCCGGACCCTTCGGGAGAGCAACATGCGGCGATGTCGCAGACGGAGTTTCATGCCTCCTAGTGTCTTTGACGATGACACTGTGGACTTTCCTGATGAGCTCGACACTTCTTTCTTCACCAGA GAAGGTCTGCCGGATGAGATGTCCAGTTATGCTGACGAGGTGTTTGAGACGCCATCGGAGGCGGCGCTGAACCAGCAGGCGGACGAGTGCGACCTCACAGGAAGTGCTCTGGACAAGAATGAACTGGAGAGGAGTCACCTCATGTT GCCTTTAGAGCGAGGCTGGCGTAAGGCCAAAGATGGCTCTCTGGTCCAGCCAAAGGTGCGCCTGAGGCAGGAAGTGGTGAGCGTCAACGGGCATCAGCAGCGAGGACAACGGATTGCTGTCCCCGTTAAGAAGCTGTTTGCCCGGGAGAAGAGGCCGTACGGTCTGGGCATGGTTGGGCGCCTCACCAATCGGACGTACCGGAAGCGCATTGACAGCTTTGTGCAGAGGCAGATCGAGGATATGGATGATCACAG GCCTTTCTTTACGTATTGGATCACATTTGTCCATTTGCTCATCACCATTCTGGCTGTCACTATCTACGGCATTGCCCCTGTGGGCTTCTCTCAGCACGAAACTGTTGACTCT GTGTTGAGGAACAAGGGAGTTTATGAAAATGTCAAGTTTGTGCAACAAGAAAACTTTTGGGTTGGCCCAAAttca GAGGCGCTGATTCACCTGGGAGCCAAGTTCTCCCCCTGCATGCGTCAGGACCAGGAGGTTCACGAGCTGATCCAggagaagagagtgagagagagagactcaggcTGCTGTGTGAGGAATGATCGCTCCGGCTGCCTGCAGACCTTGCAGGAGGAGTGTTCG AGTACACTGGCAGTGTGGATAAAGTGGCCTCAGCACCCGAGTGCTCCCAGTCTGAATGGTAAACTACGGCAGCACGGCTCCGTCTGCCATCAGGACCCCAG AATTTGTCTGGAACCAGCCTCAGTTTCCCCTCATGAGTGGCCTGATGACATCACCAAGTGGCCG ATTTGTACGAGGTACAACTCCGGGAACCACACCAACCTCCCCCACATAGACTGTGCCATCACAGGGCGGCCCTGCTGCATCGGAACCAAAGGACG ATGTGAAATCACTTCCAGAGAGTATTGTGATTTCATGAGGGGCTACTTCCATGAGGAGGCTACTCTCTGCTCACAG GTGGCCTGTATGGATGATGTGTGTGGTCTGCTGCCTTTCCTCAACCCCGAGATCCCAGACCAGTTCTATCggctctggctctctctcttccttcacgCTGG gatCCTGCACTGCCTGGTGTCAGTCTTGTTCCAGATGACGGTGCTGAGGGACCTGGAGAAGCTGGCAGGCTGGCTGCGAATCTCCATCATCTACATCCTCAGCGGCATCACCGGCAACTTGGCCTCAGCCATCTTCCTGCCCTACAGAGCTGAG GTGGGGCCAGCAGGCAGCCAGTTTGGCATCCTTGCATGTCTGTTTGTGGAGCTTTTTCAGAGTTGGCAGATCCTGGAACGGCCGTGGAGAGCCTTTGCCAAGCTGCTGGCCAtcgctgtcttcctcttctctttcggCCTGCTGCCATGGATTGACAACTTTGCTCACGTCTGTGGCTTTGTATCCGGATTCTTCCTCTCTTTCGCCTTCCTGCCGTACATCAG ctttgGGCGTTCTGACATGTACCGGAAGCGAGTCCAGATCTGTGTCTTCCTGCTGGTGTTTGTGGGTCTGTTCTCAGCTCTGGCCGTCCTCTTCTATGTCTACCCTGTGAAGTGTGACTGGTGCGAGTACCTCACCTGCATCCCCATCACTGACAAGTTCTGTGAGAAGTACGACCTGAACGCCCATCTCCACTGA